Proteins co-encoded in one Astyanax mexicanus isolate ESR-SI-001 chromosome 1, AstMex3_surface, whole genome shotgun sequence genomic window:
- the si:ch211-142k18.1 gene encoding uncharacterized protein si:ch211-142k18.1 has protein sequence MRQYWTLGTLLFIASLIAVHHCQSGEEGDWGSGSAPEVVFTNASIPIPHTIGDDPARPGSADWTKPIFQAIPEMEADGCSVHFHTGQALSRRLRASRDEVAYLKALQHGNQAVVENLVQFVGAELGNMRYQDIIQENVAGIREDLNSSEGVVKKAVDELENQLEGDLLQALSGIQKIKEESLAFERMLRATADIASRLEISSRTLNTELTEQLRKSMSAPK, from the exons ATGAGGCAGTACTGGACTTTGGGTACATTGCTATTCATAGCCTCGCTGATTGCAGTCCACCACTGCCAGAGTGGTGAGGAAGGAGACTGGGGATCAGGCAGCGCTCCAGAGGTCGTGTTCACCAATGCGTCCATTCCTATTCCGCACACAATCGGGGATGATCCGGCCAGGCCTGGGAGCGCAGACTGGACTAAGCCTATTTTCCAGGCCATTCCAGAGATGGAAGCAGATGGCTGCTCCGTCCACTTCCACACCGGTCAGGCTTTGTCCAGGCGATTACGAGCGAGCAGGGACGAGGTGGCTTATCTGAAGGCTCTCCAGCACGGGAACCAGGCCGTGGTGGAGAATTTAGTGCAGTTCGTCGGAGCAGAGTTGGGGAACATGCGCTATCAGGATATTATCCAGGAGAATGTTGCTGGAATCAGGGAGGATCTCAACAGCTCTGAGGGAGTGGTGAAGAAAGCAGTGGATGAGCTGGAAAATCAACTAGAGGGGGACCTCCTACAAGCCCTGTCTGGAATTCAGAA AATCAAAGAGGAGTCTCTTGCCTTTGAACGGATGCTGCGAGCCACAGCAGACATTGCCAGCCGGCTGGAGATTTCCTCACGGACCCTGAACACAGAGCTGACGGAGCAGCTCAGAAAGAGCATGAGTGCTCCCAAATAA